The window CAACAACATGGGCACTGGTCACCAGGTAACCTTTACCATCGATCAGGAAACCTGTGCCCCCGAATTTACCGGGAGCGGCTGGCCGGGGAGAGCTGCTGATAAGGGTGTTATTGATCTGGTTTAGGGTTTGCTTCTGTGAAATCTTGACAGCGTTGATCTCCTTTTTCAGCTGGGCTATTTCAGAAGGGCTGCCCTTAGGGGTAAAATAGGAAACCAATCCGCTGATGGCCAGGGCCGTTAGGCCTGCAATGCTGGCTGCCATGCCCAGTACCTTTTTGTATTTGCTCACCAGTTGGATCACCTTTACCTTGGGGATTTCCTCCTTGATCTCACCCGCTTCAAAAAGGTGCTGGTGGGTTTCATGCAATTGGGTTCGGAACTGTTTTCTTTCCCCGAATTCATTGAGCTGGTGCAGGAACATGGTGTGCTCCACTACCAGCTGGTCAACATCCGGGTTGGTTTTGCGCAGTTGTTCAAAATATACCCGCTCCTGGGAAGACATTTCCCCCCGGATATATTTCTCGATGGCTTCCATCAACTGCATTTCTTCGCTCATTACACCTGGTTTTTATATTGGGCAAAAAAGATTTTCTTCAGTCTCATCAGGCATTTGTACTTCTGGGTCTTGGCATTGTCCGCGGAAGTGTAGCCAAAACTGGTTGCGATCTCCGACATGTTCTTCTTCTGGAGGTAATAGGCTTCCAAAAGACTTTTACAAGGTTCCCCCAATCCCATCATGGCCCTTTCCATCACCTGGAACTCGTGGTTCCGCTGTTCGTGCATGTCCAGGTCTTCTTCCACCGGAACAGTCTCGGCTGCCCCATCTACCTCAGCTGAAAAACGCTGTAATTGTTGTAATCGTTTGAGCCACAATCTCCTGGCTACCGAATACAGGAAGGTGCTGATCAGGCAGTTCAGTTCAAAATTTCCCGTCCGGGCTTTTTCGTACAAAACCACCATCGCCTCCTGGAACACATCGCGGGCATCGTCAATGGTGCCATTATTGTTCAGGACGAGCGATTGCACCATATTATAATTCTGTTTATAAATGGTTTCGGTGGCCTGCCTGTCATTAACAGCCAATCTGCTTAGCAATAATTTTTCTGATGCGTCTGCGCTCACAACCTTCTATTGTTTAATACCCAAAATAACAAATAGTAACCCTTTTGGGCGGTCCAAAATTTTTTTTTCAAAATCCGGGTTACCTTTTTCAGGTTCCGGTATAAATATCAAATCATTCATTCAAACAAAACACAATTTCAAATGAAAAAGCTCCTTTTCGTTCTGGTTATTGGCGCATTTGCAGCTTGTAACAACGCTGCTGAAACTACTGAAGCTGTAGTTGATTCTGCTGCTGCTACTGTTGACTCTGCTGCTGCTGTAGTAGACTCAGCTGCTGCAAAAGTTGATTCTGCTGCTACTGCTGTAGTTGATAGCGCTAAGGCTGCTGTTGACTCTGTAAAGAAGTAAGAATTTTCATATGGCAAGCAATCGTTAGAGGCCGTCCTGTTCCCAGGAGGGCTTTTTTTTTGCTTGGTAATCACAGATCTATGCCGGTTGACAAATATTGTCGACCGGCATTTTGTTTTTTACGGGTGCTGCTTGCGTAAATTCCCCAAAATGCCATAGGAAAGTTCCGAAGAATGAAAATTTCCTTAAAAAATGTTAGCGTTTCCAGAATAATTCTATTTACTTAGTCGTTGTATTGAAGTCCAGATCCTTTGTCCAAAAATCACATTTCTATGAAAGCAACTGTACAAATCAATCTTATTTGTGCGCCTGGTTCAGGGTGCACAGCTCCCCCGGTTTATCATAAGGAACATTTTATGTTCACAGATCCGTCTCTTATAAGGAGCCAGGAGGATGTGTTCTTGTTAAATTATTGATCCATTTTACCTGTCATGAGCAGGTATTTGGTGTATACGACAATTCTTCCTTATGAAAAATCTGATTTTCCTATTCCTAACCATTGCGCTAGGGCTTACGAATGCCCGGGGCCAGATCACCACTCCCCGACGGTATGCCAATTTTGGTGTCGATGGGGAAGTGATCGCCAACTTGTTTAGTCCGCCACTAAGCACTTCCCCCCTGGATGACTGGTTCAAGAATAATAACCGGGCAGGTATAAATGTTATCGATACCACCGGGGCCACCAGCATTACAAACATGTATGCTACCTCTCCTGCATTCAGGCAATTGCCTTTTTTCAGGGTAATGAGCGTTCCTCCTTATACTGTTAACCTGAATAAGCTGCTCATTGATGCAGTTTTCATCAGGGACTACCATGGGGATGACTCCACTGCATTCACCCTATCCAATAAGAATGCTATGAGTCCCCAATTGTGGAATGGAGCCATAGCTAAGGGTATCCCGGATAAGAATGATATCCTGGATATTTTTGTTCATGTAAGGAGGGATGGTTCCACCGCTATTGATTCTATGTACTTCTTTGGCGGACTGGCCATTGATGGGACGAACGGCAACAAGTACTTTGATTTCGAGCTGTACCAAACCGATATTTTTTACAATCGAGCAACAGCCAAGTTTACGGGTTGGGGACCCAATGCCGGTCATACAGCCTGGCAATTTGATGCAGCAGGAAATATTACCGCCATCGGTGATGTGATCTTTTCTGCTGAATATGGAGGTAGCGGCCTCAGTGACCTGAAAGCCTATATCTGGATTAATAAAGCCTCATTATCCCTCACACCTCAGAATTTTGTTTGGGGTGGTCCATTTGAAGGAGACGGTGCTGGTGCTACTTTTGGCTATGCACAGATCCTTCCAAAGCAAGCCGGTCCATTCTACACAGGATTGGTTAATACTGCCCCCACCTGGGCGGGTAGCTTCCAATTGGTTCGGGCCAACAATACTGTCCAAACTAATTTCGATGCCAGCCAATTCCTGGAATTTTCTGTAAACATGACCAAGATCGGCCTGGATCCCTATACTCTGCTAGGAGGCAATGCCTGTGGCCTTCCCTTTAGGAGAATATTGGTGAAAACCCGTGCATCTTCATCATTTACTGCAGAGTTGAAGGATTTTATCGGACCCTTTGACTTTTTCGATTTTGAATCTGTTGAGGCGGCAGCTGACATTCCACTGCTTTGCGGGAATTCAGTAAGTACGATAAGTGTAATTAACCCTTTACCCACTTCAGTATATACCTGGGCTACCCCCAACGGTCGAATTATCAGCGATACCAATGGTTTCAGCATTGTGGTAGATACTCCAGGCACTTATATTGTTCGCCAGGAATTGTTTAATGGTTGCGGAACCTATGCAGCTGACACAGTGGTTATTTTCAAAGATTCTACCTGCGCCATATTACCAGATAATAAGATGGACTTGCGTGGTGTAATAAATGGTGATAATGCCCGTTTAAGTTGGATAGTCGGTTACAATGAACAGGTTGCGAGTTATGTAGTTGAAAGAAGCAGTGATGGAAGGAGTTTTAGCCAGGTTGGGGAAATGCCTTCAAATGGCCAGATTGGTTCAGCGGGCTATAACCTTGAAGATTTCCTGGGTAATGTGAGCGGGTCAAAAGTGTATTACCGTATCAAGATCGTCAGGAAAGATGGGTCAGTCCGGTATTCCACTGTCATTGCACTGGATCTCAAATTGGATGGCAAGGTCCCATTCCTGATTGCTCCTAACCCCATCAAGGATAACATGCAGTTGGTCATTCCTTCCAACAGCAGGCAACAGGCAACTGTGAATATTTATGACGCAGCAGGCGCACTGATGAGTTCCAGGAAAGTGCAGTTGGAAAGAGGTAATAATATATTCCAGTTCAATGGATTCGAGCGGTGGAGCAACGGTGTTTATACCGTCAGGTTGCAGGTAGGTGACCAGGTCCACACAGAAAAGATGATCCTTACCCGATAGATTAGATAGATAATTGAAATCCAAGACTATGATTTTTCGAAATCGAAAAAAATGGCTGCTGGCCTTTACTGTCGGCGTTCTAGCTGTTACCGGCGCAAATGCGCAGGATGGTAGCAGTGGTACAGTAAACGTGACTGGAGGTTCAGCTACCAACGATAAGTTCAGCCTGGAATGGAGTATA is drawn from Flavihumibacter rivuli and contains these coding sequences:
- a CDS encoding T9SS type A sorting domain-containing protein, with the protein product MKNLIFLFLTIALGLTNARGQITTPRRYANFGVDGEVIANLFSPPLSTSPLDDWFKNNNRAGINVIDTTGATSITNMYATSPAFRQLPFFRVMSVPPYTVNLNKLLIDAVFIRDYHGDDSTAFTLSNKNAMSPQLWNGAIAKGIPDKNDILDIFVHVRRDGSTAIDSMYFFGGLAIDGTNGNKYFDFELYQTDIFYNRATAKFTGWGPNAGHTAWQFDAAGNITAIGDVIFSAEYGGSGLSDLKAYIWINKASLSLTPQNFVWGGPFEGDGAGATFGYAQILPKQAGPFYTGLVNTAPTWAGSFQLVRANNTVQTNFDASQFLEFSVNMTKIGLDPYTLLGGNACGLPFRRILVKTRASSSFTAELKDFIGPFDFFDFESVEAAADIPLLCGNSVSTISVINPLPTSVYTWATPNGRIISDTNGFSIVVDTPGTYIVRQELFNGCGTYAADTVVIFKDSTCAILPDNKMDLRGVINGDNARLSWIVGYNEQVASYVVERSSDGRSFSQVGEMPSNGQIGSAGYNLEDFLGNVSGSKVYYRIKIVRKDGSVRYSTVIALDLKLDGKVPFLIAPNPIKDNMQLVIPSNSRQQATVNIYDAAGALMSSRKVQLERGNNIFQFNGFERWSNGVYTVRLQVGDQVHTEKMILTR
- a CDS encoding S1C family serine protease; the protein is MSEEMQLMEAIEKYIRGEMSSQERVYFEQLRKTNPDVDQLVVEHTMFLHQLNEFGERKQFRTQLHETHQHLFEAGEIKEEIPKVKVIQLVSKYKKVLGMAASIAGLTALAISGLVSYFTPKGSPSEIAQLKKEINAVKISQKQTLNQINNTLISSSPRPAAPGKFGGTGFLIDGKGYLVTSAHVVAKADSVYIVNSKGDYFKAKILIANDNTDIAVLKIDDERFQPLGKLPYGIRKGKSDLGEPIFTLGFPRTEIVYNEGYLSAKTGYKGDTVAYQIAISANPGNSGGPIFNKSGEVIGVLSGKQVTAEGVVFSSQSKNIFRALDSLRSEEIRLPLQSSLRGMERVQQVKKIEDCIFNVMSY
- a CDS encoding RNA polymerase sigma factor translates to MSADASEKLLLSRLAVNDRQATETIYKQNYNMVQSLVLNNNGTIDDARDVFQEAMVVLYEKARTGNFELNCLISTFLYSVARRLWLKRLQQLQRFSAEVDGAAETVPVEEDLDMHEQRNHEFQVMERAMMGLGEPCKSLLEAYYLQKKNMSEIATSFGYTSADNAKTQKYKCLMRLKKIFFAQYKNQV